One genomic window of Acidobacteriota bacterium includes the following:
- a CDS encoding radical SAM protein has protein sequence MSAAFGTPVNLPRFRPPAEAGSLVLQVDEGCPHNTCTFCGMYKGMRFRPRPLEEIRALVAAESARDPDARRVFLADGDVLHRDPGELASILEILGAALPRLARVAAYANGRSLASKTAADLSRLRALRLRTLYLGLESGDEATLRSARKGETAATMVEGCRRAAAAGLRVSVMVLLGLSGPARSQDHARATADALNRMDPPLLSALRVIPVPGTPLHRDLEAGRFQPLTAWEAVRELRWILEGLDLHGTVFRADHASNVVPLEGRLPRDREALLGLLDQLLASDLLDRRSPGPAPLWL, from the coding sequence GTGAGCGCCGCCTTCGGAACCCCCGTCAACCTCCCCCGCTTCCGCCCCCCCGCCGAGGCGGGAAGCCTGGTCCTCCAGGTGGACGAGGGCTGCCCCCACAACACCTGCACCTTCTGCGGCATGTACAAGGGGATGCGCTTCCGTCCCCGGCCGCTGGAGGAGATCCGGGCCCTCGTCGCGGCCGAGTCGGCCCGGGATCCCGACGCCCGACGCGTCTTCCTCGCCGACGGGGACGTCCTGCACCGCGACCCGGGCGAACTGGCGTCCATCCTCGAGATCCTGGGCGCCGCCCTGCCCCGCCTGGCGCGGGTGGCCGCCTACGCCAACGGCCGGTCCCTCGCGTCCAAAACCGCGGCGGACCTCTCCCGGCTCCGGGCCCTCCGTCTCCGCACCCTCTACCTTGGCCTCGAGAGCGGCGACGAGGCCACCCTCCGCTCGGCCCGCAAGGGCGAGACCGCCGCGACCATGGTCGAGGGGTGCCGGCGGGCGGCCGCGGCCGGGCTCCGGGTCTCGGTGATGGTCCTGCTGGGCCTCTCGGGGCCCGCCCGTTCCCAGGATCACGCCCGGGCGACCGCGGACGCCCTCAATCGCATGGACCCGCCGCTCCTGTCGGCCCTGCGGGTCATCCCGGTCCCCGGCACCCCCCTGCACCGTGACCTGGAAGCCGGCCGTTTCCAGCCCCTCACCGCGTGGGAGGCGGTGCGGGAACTGCGGTGGATCCTGGAGGGGCTCGACCTTCACGGGACCGTCTTCCGCGCCGACCACGCGTCCAACGTGGTTCCGCTGGAAGGCCGCCTCCCGCGGGACCGGGAGGCCCTCCTCGGCCTTTTGGACCAACTCCTGGCCTCGGACCTCCTCGATCGGCGCTCTCCCGGCCCCGCCCCCCTGTGGCTCTAG